The following is a genomic window from Bacillus sp. V2I10.
GGCTAAAATGTCTTGTCCGTATGAAAAAATACCGCTCTTACAAAGGAACTGTGGGCAAGATTGCTCTAAATATTTTAGATCGTAATTTCAAAGCTGAAAAACCAAATGAGAAATGGGTTACGGATATTACAGAGTTTAAATTATTTGGAGAAAAGCTATATTTATCGCCGATATTGGACTTATTTAATGGAGAAATCATTACGTATACAATCGGTTCAAGACCAACCTACTCACTCATTTCAACGATGTTAGATCAAGCTTTTGAAAGTTTAACAGACGACGCTACTCTCCTTATTCATTCCGATCAAGGCTGGCATTATCAAATGAAACAATACAGTAATGCCCTTAGGGAACGTGGCATTACGCAAAGTATGTCTCGCAAAGGGAATTGTTACGATAACGCTGTTATGGAAAATTTCTTTGGTATCATGAAATCGGAACTTCTTTATCTAAAAGAATTTGAAAGTGTGGAACACTTTAAACAAGAACTAGAAAAATATATAGAATACTATAATCACAAACGAATCAAGGCAAAATTAAAAGGCATGAGCCCGGTACAATACCGAGCTCATGCCCAACGGGCTGCCTAATGAAATAACCTGTCTAACTTTATGGGGTCAGTTCACGTACGGGAATTCGACTTTTTCAGGTTAAAATTCGCTTAGCGTACAAAATTTCCGAAATGTTGGCGGTACCCCTACTCTAAATAACCAGGAGTTCAGTTTCGAAGATTCAATCTCACTCAGGTAAGACCAAGCCTTTAATCTGAAAGAAGTTTAAGTTATAAAAGTCTGTTTGATATTTATGTAAAGTTAACGAACATCCTTTGCAAGCAGATGGAATATTAATTGTAGCACCTTTGAAATTTTCTTCTGACTTTGTTGTACTTCCATCGTATATGATTACTTCGAGCAACTGAAATTGAGTATGCCATCTCCATTCTTAAAATGAAATTCGTAACTACCGTCCTCATCGTTACCATCAATATTCGCTGAGTATTTTCCAGTCCAACTCTTACTTTCTCCGGTAAGGTTTATAAATTCATTGCTGCATCCAGTCAAAATCAACAACAATAAAGCAGTATAAAATATTCTTTTCATATTAGCCTCCAATTTCTCAGCAGTGCTCTTACTACACAAACGCCCCCTTTAACGGAATAGTATTTTTACAATTTTTTCTTTTTGAATCGCAAATTAACATATACAAGTAGGATTGCAATTATCGAAATTATTATTGAGTATTCTAGTATCATAAAGAAAAAATCTGGATAAGAAGTTTCTTCATATGAACCCATACCGTTTACATCTTCTGTGATCTTTGTTCTATCTAAGAATACTAACAACAATGAAAAAGAAGTAATAAATGAATATATAGCAGTTTTAACAAAAATTTTCTCCATAATAAATCCCTCCATCTATGTAACGACATTTAATTCTTCTTCAACAATCCTGCCCTTTTCTGGAATAACTTACAAATTCAAGATGAACTATCTAATTTCCTTTCTTCCTCCAGAATCTGGCCCTTTACTTCAATACTAAGAGGCGACACTTTGTTAAGTAATCGCCCCCGATTGTTGAATATCATTTATGTTGTCTTATCGAAGAAAAGCGCCCGTTTGCTTAATAAGAAAAAATCCTACATTATCAAAAATCCACATATAAACGGTTAAAGTTTTTTCAAAACATCGGATCCTACAAGACTTTTATCCTCAAATCTCGTTGAGAGAACAATTAGGGTCGTTGAAAATCCAAATGCGTTGCAAACATCAAGAAATCTTGCCAATGATTCACTCGTTTCTGTTAACACCTTCATTAGATAATTATACTCTCCGCTGGTTCTGTAAAGATCGATAATCTCAGGGGACGCTTCACCGAAAGTTTCGAAATCCTTGCAGTTATTCGTTTTAAACAAAACGAATGCGATTGTATGCTTACCAAGCTTATGTGGAGAAAGCTCTGCCCGATAGCCCGTTATGACCCCTCGCTCCTCCAGCTTCCGAAGTCTTTCCGTTACAGCTGGCTGCGACATCGCGATCATTCTGCTCATCTCGGAAATGGGAATCCGGGCGTTATCCTGCAGCGTGGCCAAGATTTTATAATCGATTTGATCCATAAACACGACACCTCATTTTTAAAAGTTATTGGCCTGAAACGAATAAAAAATTAAGTTTTGAAGTCCAATACTCCTTAATAATCTTATTTAAAATGTACGTTATCTCTAATAAAATGACAATAACAAACCTTAAAGGAGATTGAGAAATATGACAATGACATTAAACGAAACCAGAGCGACTGATGGGTTAAACTTTTTCACGACCAGTGATGGAGTTCGGATTGCTTATCGAATCGAAGGATCAGCCAGTAAGCCTGTATTGATGCTTGCGAACTCCATCGCCACCTCGATGAACATGTGGGATGGCCAGCTAGCTGAATTTTCTCGGCATTTCCGTGTGCTTCGATACGACTATCGTGGGCATGGCGACTCGGATACGCCCGCCGGTCCGTATTCGTTCGACAGACTTGGACGGGATGTTATCGAACTGCTCAACGCGCTTCACATCGACCGTGTGCATTTCCTCGGGCTGTCGTTAGGCGGTGTCATCGGACAATGGCTAGGCATCTACGCTCCCGATCGGATCGATCGGCTGATTCTGAGCAATACCTCCTCCTACCTGGGGCCGGCCGAGCAATGGGAGGGCCTAATCGCCTCTGTGCTGCAACCAGAGAACCTGACCGAATTCGCCGATATGTTCATGAAGAACTGGTTCCCTTCGCATATGCTGGAGTCGGAGAACGCGCTCGTCACGTCGTTTCGCAAGATGGTGCTCGCTACTCGTGCTCAGGGAATTGCAGGAAGCTGGGCTGCGATCCGTGACATGGATATGCGCCGGACTGTCGCCCTTATCAACAGCCCGACACTAGTCATTGCTGGCCAGTATGATACAGTGACGCTTCCCAGCCACGGCGAATTGATCGCTGAGACGGTGCCGAACGCGAAGCTCGTCATGCTGCCAGCAGTTCACCTGTCGAATGTGGAGTATCAAGCCGAATTCCTGAGCGCCGTGCTCGAATTCCTGCAATCGAAATAAGGAAAAGGGTCCACGTGCGAATGAAATGGGCGGGAATCCATTTTGAAAAAAGTATTATGGATAAGATAAAGTTTTATTAGACCCCATAACAACTTTATCTTTTATTCAACTAAACTTCCTTGGAATCGATAAGTCCACATTTTCCAAAATGTTTTTTAATAACCGATCTTTCTCATATTCAAGAAAATGGCCCTAAAAAGGAAAATGAGCGCTTATCCTTGTTCTGATCTGACCCCTGTCAAGTAGACACAAAAAATAAGCGCAGTTAAGAAGCCTGACTTCTATATTCGATAGGAGTCAGGTTGTTTAGCTTGTTTTGAAACCTTTCGTGGTTATAAAAGAGAATGTAGTCTTTAATAGCCCTTCTAACCTCTTGTGAAGTTTTAAAAGTATGAAGGTTAAAACATTCTGTTTTTAAATGACTAAAGAAATTTTCCATACTAGCGTTATCCCAACAGTTGCCCTTTCTAGACATACTAGCTTTCATTTTATTTCTTGTGAGTAGCTGATTATAGTTATGGGACGTGTATTGGTATCCTTGATCACTATGGAGAAGGATTCCTTTTACATTCCTTCCTTTTATGGCTTTTTTAAGAGTATCCAAGACTAGCTTATAATCATTGCGTCTACTAATTTGGTACGCAACAACTTCGTTATTATATAGGTCTTTGATGGCAGACAAATATAGTTTCTGTCCATTGAAAATGAGGTACGTAATATCAGTTACCCACTTTTCATTAGGGCGAGAAGCGTAAAAGGCTCTATTTAAATAATTATTCGAGATAAGATAAGGTTCTTTCTTACCGTAATAAATTCGTTTCTTCCTGATAATTGCTTTAATACCTAGCTCACTTAGTAACCGTTGAACTTTTTTGTGATTAATGTGAATATCATAGGTCCTCTTTAACCAAATTTGTATTCTTCTATAGCCATAGATGCCCTTATATTTCTGATGACATTCTATTATTTTCTGCTTTAGCTTCTCATCCTCTATCTGCTTTTCCGAAGGTAATGCTTTACGCTTTACCCACTTGTAGTATCCACTTCTTGATACTTTAGCCAGATGGCAAAGTAGCTGTATAGAATGATTAGATAAATCATCAATGATTTGAAATAGATTACTAGGTTCTAAATCAATTCCCCCTTTCACATCTTTAAAAGCTTTTTTAACAGTTCGTTCTCAGCTTCTAATCGCTTTATTTTCTTTTGAGGATTTTCAATAGTAGATGAAGAGACTTTACCAGACCCACTTTTTCTTCCGCGTTTCTCCCTAAGACCAACAATTCCATCTTCACTAAACTGTTTAACCCACCGTTGTATGTTTTTTCGATGAATGTTTAATTCTCTGGAAACAGCTGAATAATTCTTCTTTTGATGATATAAATCCACCGCTTTTTTCTTAAACGATATATCATAAGTCTCTGCTTTTTTCTCCATAAAAAATACCCCCTCCTAGTAGACAGATTAATGCGCTTTTTTAAATGTGTCTACTATAAGGGGAGCATACCAGTTCCAGGATAGCGCCCTTTAATAAAATAACTATGAAGTCCTATCTTTAAATTTATTTCACCAAAAAATAATTCTTCCTTCGGTCAACGATTTGATGGCCACGCCCCCTGCATTTTTCTTAATTGAATAATTTGGCCTGTCTATCCTGCCCGATTGCTTAATACCAATTATTTCAAAATTAGGTGATTAACTCAATCTTTTATTCCATTAAAAAGGACACTTACCTTATTACAGATAAGCCCCCGATTGTTGAGGAGTGCAACCATCAATAAATAACCATACTCAGGGAAACTTAGATTGGAGCAATAAAAAAAGATGAAATTGTTTTCAAGTATTTTTATTTGTCTTGCTTCCAAAACTCCTAGGGTTCTCAATACTAAGATAAATAAAACTCATTGAAAAGCCTACAATGAATCCACCTAATAAGGCAAAGCCACTCCATTCAAAAATACCTCGTACTACAATATCATTCCAGAATACGCTTTTCCAATTTCCCCAAAAGAATGGATCATTACTATTAGATATATGTAGTTCTGGCCTAGTTGAAATCCCTATGATCCCTAACTGAATGGCATTGTATAAATAATAAAAAATTATTGATACAAGCCACGTTATCGAACTCGCAAGAGCGGACCTTACTTTTGATTTGGAAATTCGTGCTTCATAGAGAGCAATTGGGAATAGAGGTACTAACCAGATACCATATGTTAGTATTGTCCATAAATTCTCCCCTTGAATTAGCAAACGGGAAACAAAACTATGGAAATAAAAATCAAATACACCAAATACTATTCCAATAACTATATAGATGAACCAACGTATTTTCACTAAGTCATTACCTCTCTTTAGATTAGATTTTTTCACCTTCAAATTGAAGTCAGAATAACAATATCTATTTGCATAAAAAAAGCCTATCTTGTTCCAGATAAGCCCCCGATAGCGGAATAAGGTTTCTTTGAAATAGTTATAACTCCAAAATAAGCTCCTCAACTTCATTACCACGGAATTCTACGTAAAAAGGCTGAACATCATCGTTTAAACAATACTCAATTCTTTGTCTGAAATTTTTCCAAGTGACCATTTCTAAAGCTACACTTATTGGAAAAAAACCAACTTCTAAACTCTCAGAGCTAGTAGTGGGTTCTCCTCCAATAGCTTTACCCAAAAATAGTGTATTACAAATTGAACGGTCTACATTTTGAAAAACTCCACAAAATTTAAGAACTTGGATGTCTATACCTGATTCTTCCTTGGCTTCTCTAATGGCAGCTTCCTTAAGAGACTCTCCTTCTTCAACTTGACCGCCAGGAATTTCCCATCCCCTCCGTGGTCCTTTAATTAATAGAATATGTCCTTGTTCATTTAATACTATAGTAGCTGCTGAAACGATATGTTTTGGTGGTGTCATATATATATATTTCCTCCATCATTTTTTCGTGTTGACCAATAAATTAATACAATTCAACAAGAAGGAGCGTTAACCCTTCTTCAGTTAACGCCCCCGATTGTTGAATAAGCTCCTTTTGTTACTTCGAAATCAATCAGTCACTTTTTCCGGTACGATATTTAAAATAATTAAATATACTTTTTCATTATTGAATTCACCTACAAAGACGACTTGATGAATTTCTAATGCTTCTCCTTTTTTAGAGGATGGAGTTCCATCGCTGCTTTTTATTAAGTGTTGCCTTTTTTCCATAATCATTGAAGTTTATTTTCATGGTAGTTCAAGAAGAGATACAGGCTTCACGTTCAAAGTTCGCAGAAACCCACTTACCCTCGCTCCGAAAGAGCTCTAGTACTTGTTCTCGGTTGCTTGGTGGCTTCTCTATCCATTTCAGTAAGGTGCGGATGATAGGTTCCTTATGTTGAAAGTAATGGATAAAAACCTCAGACTGCTCGTGAAGTCGTGTGGACCAAATCTGAGATCGCACCATCACCATTGAATAGTAAGTTCGAATAATCTTACGAACAAAGCCTTGTAACAGTGTTTTAAACTCCTCTTCGGAGGCTGCTTGTAACCGGCTTATTGTCCGAGAAAGAACTTCGCGAATATCTCCATTAAAACTTATCGCTATCTCCGATGTGAGTTTGTAAGGACCGAATCGTTCTCGAAGATCCTCTCCGTGGACACAAACACAGAGTTCCTTAAGAAATGCCTGTTCGAAGTAATTCGCCGGATCAACCGCATAGTCGTAATTTGCAACTGCTATTCCAACATCGCGAACCAAAGAGTGATAATTTCGAGACAATGCTTTAGTAAGCGTCTTTAACTCCGCCAACTCTTCAGCACTCAGCGTACCATTGAACATAACTAAAAGGTCCAGATCTGACTTAACCGCCACAGCTTCACCTCTTGCAACACTGCCATATACATAGACACTATGCACTAGATGTGGAAACAATGCTTTTAACTTTTCGACACACTCTCGAATACATGGAAAGTAGGCATTATCAATCTTCTCCAAAGCAACGTCACTGATAATGTACCCATCCGAGTCTAGCCCATATCCAGCTTGTAGACTCCCCATTTCAATCTTCCTCCTACGTATTAGTCGTTACTCTGTCGCTAAACTGCACTTTAGTGTAAGTACATTTCTTAACAATCTCATACCAGCATTAACATAAATATCCAGTTTCGTTTGAAAGTCTTATTCCATTAAATGGGCCGTTTGCGGAAGAAAAATAATTTCGGATCCTCCACAATCCTGCCCGATTGCTTAATACCAATTATTTCAAAACAAGGCTGTAATCACAATGATTATTTTCACAGAAAAAGAAGCTTATCTTGTTCAAGATAAGCCCCCGATTGTTTATCATTTATGTTGTCTTAGCTAGCGGCAGTTAGCACCAGCTTGTTTTAATATTCTTTATGGCGTGAACTGCTCGCAACATAACCACTAATGGGAAGGATTGTTGCGGATTAACTTCTTCTGCTAAAGGCAGGAGATGATTGGGTGATGTGTACCGAGTTTATTTTCTTGTGACTTTTAACTGGATACTGTTGGACTTATAGATAACCTTCACTTTGTACTTGCTTGGTAAACCCACGGTCTCAATAGAAGAAAATACTCCATGACGCTTATCATAGGTTATGATAGTGGAGCCGTCAGCTGGTACATAATTGTCCGAAAAATTGAGACGTAATTTCCCTTTAGGCATTGCCTCGCCCTTAATTTTGAGCAGATCATTTTTACTGCTAAGGTTGAGCTCGAGTGTGCCCTTGGCAGATTGTATGTAATCTCCTCCGATGATCAGCTTTCCTGAAACATCTTCACTAAGGGTGCCCCCGTTGTTCGTAACATCGCCTCTCCCGAAAGCTGTCTCCGAATTACCCTCAAGTGTGCCTTGGTCAATCTGTGTACTGCCGGAGTATGTATTGTTACCCTCCAGCTTTAAAGTACCTGTCCCCTTTTTGGTCAGCTTTCCGGTGCCGGAGATATCGTTGCGCCAGCGATCCAATGCATGGAAACCACCTTTGGAAGAATCCATTGTCACTTTAACGTCATTGGCAAAAGCTCCATAACCATCTGCGGCGGCAAAGAGATTAAGTCTTCCCCATCCCTCAGCATCATCAAGCACGGGATAGCCGGATGGAAGTCCAGTAGTGGCCAAAACCCAGCGACGTTGCGTGCTGTCAAGGTAAGGCAAACGTGTTTCAAGTAGGACTTCAGCTCCCTTAGGAACCACCATTGGGTTAGTAGTTGAATTAATCTGACTAAATCCATATGTCAATCGTTGGGTATATTCTTTTTTGTTCTTGGAATAATTGCTGAACCTATCTGCTGCTGTACCGGTTTGCGTTAACAATTTACTTTGAGCATCATCATAAGCAGCCTTCTTCAAACTTTCATTGGCTGGATCAGACAGGATAGCAGCTGCCAACGCAGTTGCCATGACACGTCCTCCCATTACATCAAGCGGCGAATGCATACCGGCAACAATACGGTTGTTACCGAGTTCCGAAGCTCGTGTAAGCAATTCCTGGTAACGCTCTGGTACGGCATAGGCCATAGCAATAGCGGCGAGGTATGAGGCATTGGTATGGCCACTAGGAAAGCCTCCATCCTTGCTCGGATCAGGATTTATAGCGGGAATAAGGGTTGGAACAACGATTGAATTGCTACTCCAGCGAAACGGGCGAGGATAATTAAAGTACTCCTTAGCCGGGTTCGATGAAGAATTGCTACCGCGTAAAGTATTTACCAAACTCACTATATTACCAAGACTAGAACTCGTGCTACCTGCATTGGTTCCTTGATCATCATATTTTATAGTAGTGGCATCTGCTGGGATACTGTTGATCGTTGTAGTCGCTCCCGCGTTCATTCGATATACATCAGTAAGCGAACCAAGGCCATCGATGACGCTGTAGCTCTGTTTTCTACGATCATCGAAATATGCGGCATCTTCCTCACTGGAAGTACGGCTATCAGCAATGTCAACAACTTTTTGAATGTTGGCATCCAACACGCTACTGTTCAGTTTGGTACCTGTATCCCAGGTAGCTCCAGGAGTCCAAAGCTGATTATATCCGGAAAGCAGCCCGAGTGTCGGATTGGAATTTTCCGTCTTATTAGCAGAACTATTATTTTTGTAATTATCTACGAAATACCCCGAAGATGGGGGTGATGGCGGAGTTACTGTTGTTGGTATTGTTTCAGCACTCGCATAACTCCCTCCCAGGGAACTTAGTAGTAATGGCAGGGATAATAAAGCAACTGATAAATGCTTCCTTCGTAATTTCATTCCTAAATCATATCCTCTCTTGTTGTATGTCCTAAAAATAATATCTTTAATTTGTTAAATTAAGAGCATTGTTTTGTTAATGTTTTGTAACTTCTCCTCCCTACATTAAATCAATTGGATTTGAAAGAACTCTTTACTTTGTTTTTTATATCTGACAAAATTTCGGCTTTTGTTATAAAGCTAACCTGCCTCGTTCGTTTTAGTGAAAACCTTCACAATTTCCATTCTATATTTTGACATAAATACCCAATTATCAGAGGGACGTTCTTCCACAATCTGGCCCGATTGTTGATCAAACTCTTGAAACCACTCTTCAACTATCCTGCCCGATTGTTGAAGATCAAAGACTGTAAAAAAGGATTGCATTATCATTAGCATATGTATATTACAAATCCGTAAATTTTCAAAAAACTTTGGAAGGTATTTATTTACACAATATTGAATATTAAACAATCGTTTTAAAATATTGGAGGTATACACATGACTGGCTTAAACGCATTGATTAATTCAAAATTAATTGAGTCTTATCCTAAGTTACAGAAAGATTATGAAAGTTATAAGACTAGAAATCTTTCTTTAGATATGTCTAGGGGGAAACCAGGACCTGAACAACTTGCCTTGTCCATGGATATACTTGATACATTGAATTCTAAAGAGTCACTTAAAGTTGAAGAACATATAGATATTCGAAACTACGGATCAATAGATGGTTTAAAAGAAGCAAAAGAACTTTTTGCACAAGTACTTCAAGTAAGTACCAGTAAATTCAAGTCTTAGTATGATGCATGATACAATTTCTAGAGCATTACTTAAAGGTGTTGTAGATAGTAAAATCCCATGGGGGAAAGAGAATAAAATTAAGTTTTTATGTCCAAGTCCCGGGTACGATAGACACTTTGCTATTTGTGAATTATTCAACATAGAAATGATAAGAATTGATATGTTAAGTGATGGGCCTGATATGGATCAAATTGAAGAATTGGTTAGTAAGGATGAATCGATAAAAGGGATTTGGTGTGTACCAAAATATAGTAATCCAGAGGGGATTACTTACAGTGATAATGTTGTAAATCGACTTGTAAGCATGCCTACAAAAGCAAAAGATTTTAAAATCTTTTGGGATGATGCCTATACTGTCCATCATTTAACGGATGAACCCGACATTTTGAAAGATATATTAACTGCTTGTAAGCATGTTGGAAATCCAAACCGTGTGTTTATATTTGCTTCTACATCCAAAATAACATTTCCAGGTTCTGGTGTTGCTGTGATGGCTGCTAGTGAAGAAAACATTACTTTTATTAAAGAACAACTTGCAATTCAAACAATCGGTCCCGATAAAATTAATCAACTGCGTCATGTCCGGTTTTTTAAGGACTTTGAAAATATAACACTACATATGAAAAGGCATGCTCAATTAATTAAACCTAAGTTTGATATGGTATTAAACGTACTAGATGCTCAATTAGGTGATTATAAAATTGGATCGTGGAGCAAACCAAACGGTGGATATTTTATTAGTTTAAATACATTGGATGGATGTGCTACGGAAGTAGTTAATCTTGCATCTGAACTAGGTGTTACATTTACAAAAGCAGGAGCTACCTTCCCATACGGTATAGATCCTAGAGATCGAAATATTCGTATTGCTCCTACTTTCCCAACTCTAAAAGAACTAAAAACAGCTATAGAAGTATTATGTTTATGTATAAAACTAGTGAGTATTAAAAAGGTACTACTAGAAAAGTAATTTTAAGACCTTATCTGGTTTAAACCAAATAAGGTCTTTTTTCATCCCCTGCAACTTTATCTTCAAAAGAATATAAAGATGAATTGCTGTCCATTAATATTCAATTATTGCGCCCGATTGTTGAGCAATATCATTTATTATTTAAAATTTAATACCATAATATAGAAAAATATCTTAATTTACTACAAGGGAATTTATTAGTTATTATAAAACAAAACGTTTTTTATTGACAAAAAATTTTATTTATGCTATAATTTACAGTTAAAATATTCTTGTGTATAATAAGATTCTCCTGGCCAGGGGAATCTTATTTTTGTTATATGGGAGGATTTATGTATGAAGAAAAATGAATCAAGTTTAACTTCCTTAATATCATCCTTTGGTCGAGCATACCACAGTAAATATGACACACCCAAAATTTTTGATGATTTTATTGCAAAAGATTTAATTACCCAAAAAGAATTTGCAGATATTCGTGAGAACTTGATTAAAGGAATTCAATTCTTTAATAATGAAATTGCAAAGAAGTTTCAAGATCATCCAGATGAAATTTTAAAATAGATTACACAAGTTCAACTTTCTCCAACTCCTTTAGCACGTGCTGCCTATTGCGAAAATGTATTATTTCATGAAATGTTGCTAGGCGTTAAACAGTATGTCATTCTAGGAGCTGGATTAGATACCTTTTGTTTCCGACACCCAGAATTAAACGACATCTTAGAAATATTTGAAGTTGATTATCCAGCCACACAAGACTTTAAAAAGATAAGGTTAGCAAATGCTAATTATCAAATTCTAGATAATCTTCATTTTGTTTCAATGGATTTCACCAAAGAATTTACTGTTCAAAATCTTGTTGAAGAAGGTTTTATGCCTAACAAAAAAACTTTCTTTAGTCTTTTAGGTGTTTCTTATTATTTAACAAAAGAGGAAAATGCCAACTTGATTAATAAATTATTTACCAAAGTTCCATCAGTAAGTTCTATCGTTTTTGATTATGCAGACGACAAACTTTTTGAAGAAAAAGGAATGTCTGATAGAGTTCAAAATATGGTTCAAATGGCTTCAGCTAGTGGTGAGCCCATGAAATCATGTTTTACTTATGATGAAATGGAGAAAATGTTAGAAAACTCAGGTTTACTCATTTATGAACATTTATCACCTGTTACTATTAATAAACAATTCTTTCATAGTCGTACAGACTATTTGTCTGCATTTGAAACGATTCATTATATCCATGCTGTAAAAAAATAATATTTCGGTTAATAACAGACTTACCTCCCAATCTTCCCTATGATTGGGAGGCTGTACTCATTTTTATCTAAAATTTACATATTTTAATTTTTCTTACTATAAGTTATTCCACGATCTGGCCCGATTGTTGATCAAACTCTTGAAACCACTCTTCAACTATCCTGCCCTTTTCTGGAATAACTTACAATTTTCAAGAGACATCCTTTAAATTCCTTCTTTAATCCAGAATCTGGCCATTTAGAATAAAGAAAGAGCACAATTCTTGCTGCAGAATTGCGCCCGATTGTGGAAGATCAATAATATTTATAAAGGTTGTTAAAGCAACTCGTGCTTACGGAACGATAGCACTCTTTAGTTCAAAGAAAGAGCTATGTAAACAGCTCTCGCCCCTCAACAAACGTCACCTTTTTGAAGAAAAAATGGATTACTCTTCTCTTACCAAAACTCTTCAAAGTTTTATTTTTTTTCATGAAAAGCTAAGTTTACAGCTAAGGCACCTAAAACAGATGCCATGAACCAGCGTTGAATTTTAACCAAAAAGGGTCTTCTTCCAACCCAAACCGCGACCTGCCCAGCAAATAAAACAATGAGTAGATTTACAGCAAAGCTAACAAAAATTTGCACC
Proteins encoded in this region:
- a CDS encoding lipoprotein translates to MKRIFYTALLLLILTGCSNEFINLTGESKSWTGKYSANIDGNDEDGSYEFHFKNGDGILNFSCSK
- a CDS encoding phosphatase PAP2 family protein: MKLRRKHLSVALLSLPLLLSSLGGSYASAETIPTTVTPPSPPSSGYFVDNYKNNSSANKTENSNPTLGLLSGYNQLWTPGATWDTGTKLNSSVLDANIQKVVDIADSRTSSEEDAAYFDDRRKQSYSVIDGLGSLTDVYRMNAGATTTINSIPADATTIKYDDQGTNAGSTSSSLGNIVSLVNTLRGSNSSSNPAKEYFNYPRPFRWSSNSIVVPTLIPAINPDPSKDGGFPSGHTNASYLAAIAMAYAVPERYQELLTRASELGNNRIVAGMHSPLDVMGGRVMATALAAAILSDPANESLKKAAYDDAQSKLLTQTGTAADRFSNYSKNKKEYTQRLTYGFSQINSTTNPMVVPKGAEVLLETRLPYLDSTQRRWVLATTGLPSGYPVLDDAEGWGRLNLFAAADGYGAFANDVKVTMDSSKGGFHALDRWRNDISGTGKLTKKGTGTLKLEGNNTYSGSTQIDQGTLEGNSETAFGRGDVTNNGGTLSEDVSGKLIIGGDYIQSAKGTLELNLSSKNDLLKIKGEAMPKGKLRLNFSDNYVPADGSTIITYDKRHGVFSSIETVGLPSKYKVKVIYKSNSIQLKVTRK
- a CDS encoding nucleotidyltransferase family protein — its product is MGSLQAGYGLDSDGYIISDVALEKIDNAYFPCIRECVEKLKALFPHLVHSVYVYGSVARGEAVAVKSDLDLLVMFNGTLSAEELAELKTLTKALSRNYHSLVRDVGIAVANYDYAVDPANYFEQAFLKELCVCVHGEDLRERFGPYKLTSEIAISFNGDIREVLSRTISRLQAASEEEFKTLLQGFVRKIIRTYYSMVMVRSQIWSTRLHEQSEVFIHYFQHKEPIIRTLLKWIEKPPSNREQVLELFRSEGKWVSANFEREACISS
- a CDS encoding IS3 family transposase, with amino-acid sequence MKGGIDLEPSNLFQIIDDLSNHSIQLLCHLAKVSRSGYYKWVKRKALPSEKQIEDEKLKQKIIECHQKYKGIYGYRRIQIWLKRTYDIHINHKKVQRLLSELGIKAIIRKKRIYYGKKEPYLISNNYLNRAFYASRPNEKWVTDITYLIFNGQKLYLSAIKDLYNNEVVAYQISRRNDYKLVLDTLKKAIKGRNVKGILLHSDQGYQYTSHNYNQLLTRNKMKASMSRKGNCWDNASMENFFSHLKTECFNLHTFKTSQEVRRAIKDYILFYNHERFQNKLNNLTPIEYRSQAS
- a CDS encoding alpha/beta fold hydrolase, encoding MTMTLNETRATDGLNFFTTSDGVRIAYRIEGSASKPVLMLANSIATSMNMWDGQLAEFSRHFRVLRYDYRGHGDSDTPAGPYSFDRLGRDVIELLNALHIDRVHFLGLSLGGVIGQWLGIYAPDRIDRLILSNTSSYLGPAEQWEGLIASVLQPENLTEFADMFMKNWFPSHMLESENALVTSFRKMVLATRAQGIAGSWAAIRDMDMRRTVALINSPTLVIAGQYDTVTLPSHGELIAETVPNAKLVMLPAVHLSNVEYQAEFLSAVLEFLQSK
- a CDS encoding helix-turn-helix domain-containing protein — encoded protein: MEKKAETYDISFKKKAVDLYHQKKNYSAVSRELNIHRKNIQRWVKQFSEDGIVGLREKRGRKSGSGKVSSSTIENPQKKIKRLEAENELLKKLLKM
- a CDS encoding Lrp/AsnC family transcriptional regulator, which produces MDQIDYKILATLQDNARIPISEMSRMIAMSQPAVTERLRKLEERGVITGYRAELSPHKLGKHTIAFVLFKTNNCKDFETFGEASPEIIDLYRTSGEYNYLMKVLTETSESLARFLDVCNAFGFSTTLIVLSTRFEDKSLVGSDVLKKL
- a CDS encoding NUDIX hydrolase, which encodes MTPPKHIVSAATIVLNEQGHILLIKGPRRGWEIPGGQVEEGESLKEAAIREAKEESGIDIQVLKFCGVFQNVDRSICNTLFLGKAIGGEPTTSSESLEVGFFPISVALEMVTWKNFRQRIEYCLNDDVQPFYVEFRGNEVEELILEL